Proteins co-encoded in one Desulfotignum phosphitoxidans DSM 13687 genomic window:
- the jag gene encoding RNA-binding cell elongation regulator Jag/EloR → MKKTQEFSGKDVDTAVKTACDTLSISKKELKYDVISTGASGIFGIVGRKDAVIKVVLPQNKADSSEKELEGIRSMVDEAFGQETRVSPPPSREQSSAAGSDSPVKRTPPPARNKPAPLPKKQAQPRPVEPKPERSTDHPAPASEEPAAPASVPVSQAPEPASPAPELAPEKETASPEPPPVVDVTQESIDLGVETLQKMADLITDDATVEAHTHRDHLTLKITGGNAGILIGRKGQTLDAMQFLTDKIINRKSEARVRVKVDVEGYIETRKSNLRHLAIKMAEKAKKTGKPATINQMSAQDRRIVHLALKDDNRVRTQSMGDGYYRRLVIFPKKKNSFAGKKRFKR, encoded by the coding sequence ATGAAAAAAACTCAGGAATTCAGCGGAAAAGACGTCGATACCGCCGTCAAAACCGCCTGCGACACCCTTTCCATTTCCAAAAAAGAGCTTAAATATGATGTCATTTCCACGGGTGCATCCGGCATATTCGGAATTGTGGGGCGAAAAGATGCCGTGATCAAAGTGGTTCTCCCCCAGAACAAAGCGGACTCATCTGAAAAAGAACTGGAAGGTATCCGCTCCATGGTGGATGAAGCCTTTGGGCAGGAAACCCGGGTCAGCCCCCCGCCTTCCAGGGAACAATCAAGTGCTGCCGGCAGTGATTCTCCGGTAAAACGGACACCGCCGCCGGCCCGGAATAAACCGGCACCCCTTCCGAAAAAACAGGCGCAACCCCGACCGGTTGAACCAAAACCCGAGCGTTCAACCGATCATCCGGCACCCGCTTCAGAAGAACCGGCGGCTCCGGCTTCGGTACCCGTTTCTCAGGCACCTGAACCCGCTTCTCCAGCACCGGAATTGGCACCTGAAAAGGAAACCGCATCGCCGGAACCGCCGCCTGTGGTGGATGTCACCCAGGAATCCATTGATCTGGGCGTGGAAACCCTGCAAAAAATGGCGGATCTGATCACGGACGATGCCACCGTGGAAGCCCACACCCACCGGGATCATCTCACGTTGAAAATAACCGGGGGCAACGCCGGTATTCTGATCGGCAGAAAAGGCCAGACCCTGGATGCCATGCAGTTTCTCACCGACAAGATCATCAACCGGAAAAGCGAGGCCCGGGTCCGGGTCAAAGTGGATGTGGAAGGGTATATTGAAACCCGGAAATCCAACCTGCGGCATCTGGCCATAAAAATGGCGGAAAAAGCCAAAAAAACCGGTAAACCCGCCACCATCAACCAGATGAGTGCCCAGGACCGCAGAATCGTTCATCTGGCGCTCAAAGATGACAACCGTGTCCGCACCCAGAGCATGGGAGACGGATATTACCGGCGGCTGGTAATTTTTCCCAAAAAAAAGAATTCATTCGCCGGCAAAAAAAGATTCAAAAGATAG
- the mnmE gene encoding tRNA uridine-5-carboxymethylaminomethyl(34) synthesis GTPase MnmE codes for MNDTIAAIATPFGSGGIGVIRMSGPDAVAIAAQFFSRTRTGPPFTGNLKTHQVYHGYFLDSGEVIDEVLLIPMRGPKSYTAEDVVEIQAHSGTVVLKQILECLLSGGARLADPGEFTRRAFLNQRIDLTQAEAVADIINARSTAALKFAAAQNTGALKHQIQEMRNQLIQVLSQVEVSIDFPDDVPRENDPSQSTADIDSVMDRCREFIRQHEEACFLKEGICLAICGKPNVGKSSLMNRLLSKEKSIVTALPGTTRDPIQEAMTMNGIPFVVTDTAGIHDTDDLVEIIGIERAKDHIRGADLVLFMVEPGTALSEMEFKKMVPLDKRMLVVVNKIDLTRDTNGQAKPGGPGLPELPEICDQIPKIHISALHNQGIQPLKDKIMQLCIGDLTMDGSAVIPNLRHKTALTKALSFLESAKQGLLTGQPEETLAIDLKNSIDLLGSITGETASIDILDTIFNNFCIGK; via the coding sequence ATGAATGACACCATTGCCGCAATCGCAACGCCTTTTGGCAGCGGTGGTATCGGGGTTATCCGGATGTCCGGTCCCGATGCCGTGGCCATTGCGGCCCAGTTTTTTTCCAGAACCCGGACGGGTCCTCCTTTTACCGGAAATCTGAAAACCCATCAGGTCTATCACGGATATTTTCTGGACAGCGGGGAAGTCATTGATGAGGTGTTGCTCATTCCCATGCGCGGGCCGAAATCCTATACGGCTGAAGATGTGGTGGAAATCCAGGCCCATTCCGGCACCGTGGTTCTTAAACAGATTCTGGAATGCCTGCTGTCCGGCGGGGCCCGCCTGGCGGATCCCGGCGAGTTCACCCGGCGTGCGTTTTTAAATCAGCGCATTGACCTGACCCAGGCCGAAGCCGTGGCAGACATCATCAACGCCCGGTCCACAGCCGCTTTAAAATTTGCTGCGGCCCAGAATACAGGGGCGCTGAAACACCAGATCCAGGAAATGCGAAACCAGTTGATCCAGGTGCTGTCCCAGGTGGAAGTGAGCATTGATTTTCCGGATGATGTGCCCCGGGAAAATGACCCATCCCAAAGCACGGCTGACATCGATTCCGTCATGGACCGGTGCCGGGAATTCATCCGTCAGCATGAAGAGGCCTGTTTTCTGAAAGAAGGGATTTGTCTGGCCATCTGCGGCAAACCCAATGTGGGAAAATCCAGTCTCATGAACCGGCTGCTGTCCAAAGAAAAATCCATTGTCACGGCCCTTCCCGGCACCACCCGGGACCCCATCCAGGAAGCCATGACCATGAACGGAATCCCGTTTGTGGTCACAGACACGGCCGGCATTCATGACACGGATGACCTGGTGGAAATCATCGGCATTGAACGGGCCAAAGATCATATCCGGGGTGCGGATCTGGTATTGTTCATGGTGGAACCCGGAACGGCCCTGTCTGAAATGGAATTTAAAAAAATGGTGCCCCTGGATAAACGCATGCTTGTGGTGGTCAACAAAATCGATCTGACCCGGGACACGAACGGACAGGCCAAACCCGGTGGACCCGGACTGCCTGAACTGCCGGAAATCTGCGATCAGATTCCAAAGATTCATATTTCCGCGCTTCACAACCAGGGGATTCAACCACTCAAAGACAAAATCATGCAGCTTTGCATCGGCGATCTGACCATGGACGGTTCGGCCGTGATTCCCAACCTTCGGCACAAAACCGCGTTAACCAAAGCGCTGTCTTTTCTTGAATCCGCAAAACAGGGTCTGTTGACCGGGCAGCCGGAAGAGACCCTGGCCATTGATTTAAAAAACAGCATTGACCTGCTGGGCAGCATTACCGGTGAAACTGCATCAATTGATATACTGGATACGATTTTTAACAATTTCTGTATCGGAAAATAA
- a CDS encoding YkgJ family cysteine cluster protein produces MTLDLKKHFTQYEALVQVVDGIFDRVKQEFPKEVFCREKCSDCCYAIFDMPLIEALYLKSKFLEKFSGKEKNDLLEIADKTDRALVKLKRDAYKKVQKGADQLEIVGRMSQERVRCPLLGSDNLCLLYEFRPITCRIYGIPTSTAGKSHICGRTNFIQGNAYPTLNMDKIYTQLQLISAQLIKDIHSRNIKMHEMLIPVSMALITDFNEDYLGVPQNG; encoded by the coding sequence ATGACACTGGATCTGAAAAAACATTTTACACAATATGAAGCCCTGGTTCAGGTGGTGGACGGGATATTTGACCGGGTGAAACAGGAATTTCCCAAAGAAGTGTTCTGCCGGGAAAAATGCAGCGACTGCTGTTACGCCATTTTTGACATGCCCCTGATCGAAGCCCTTTACCTGAAATCCAAATTTCTGGAAAAATTTTCCGGCAAAGAAAAAAACGATCTGCTGGAAATTGCCGACAAAACCGACCGGGCCCTGGTCAAACTCAAACGGGATGCGTACAAAAAAGTGCAAAAAGGCGCGGATCAGCTGGAAATTGTGGGCCGCATGTCCCAGGAACGGGTGCGCTGCCCCCTGCTGGGATCTGACAATTTGTGCCTGTTGTATGAATTTCGGCCCATTACCTGCCGCATCTACGGCATTCCCACGTCCACAGCGGGTAAAAGCCATATCTGCGGACGGACCAATTTTATCCAGGGAAACGCTTATCCCACGCTGAATATGGACAAGATCTATACCCAGCTTCAACTGATTTCCGCACAGCTCATTAAAGACATCCATTCCCGGAACATCAAAATGCATGAAATGCTGATACCGGTTTCCATGGCCCTGATCACGGATTTCAACGAAGACTATTTAGGGGTGCCCCAGAATGGATAA